One Pieris rapae chromosome 7, ilPieRapa1.1, whole genome shotgun sequence genomic window carries:
- the LOC110996455 gene encoding ribosomal protein S6 kinase beta-2 produces the protein MSSYMAGVFDLDLDVDTVTVADSDEDDIIDVDEVDYDPELHVNNIVEAEGSETIQLSEDNVNPGLCKRLGPQDFELRKVLGKGGYGKVFQVRKITGTDAGAHFAMKVLKKASIVRNQKDTAHTKAERNILEAVKHPFIVELVYAFQTGGKLYLILEYLSGGELFMHLEREGIFLEDTACFYLSEIILALEHLHSLGIIYRDLKPENVLLDAQGHVKLTDFGLCKEHIQEGIVTHTFCGTIEYMAPEILTRSGHGKAVDWWSLGALMYDMLIGQPPFTGDNRTKTIEKILKGKLILPAYLTQDARDLIRRLMKRSETQRLGAAGAAAVRGHAFFKHVHWDDVFARRLEPPIKPKLTSEDDVSQFDTRFTLQTPIDSPDESTLSESANLMFQGFTYVAPSVMDEIHKPRVINARSPRRPRPHHHTAFTIPPASHSHAQPEDLMDVQGLPI, from the exons ATGTCATCTTATATGGCAGGTGTTTTTGATTTAGATTTAGATGTGGATACGGTTACAGTCGCAGATTCTGATGAAGACGATATTATAGATGTTGATGAG GTTGACTATGATCCTGAATTACATGTTAACAATATTGTTga ggCTGAAGGGTCTGAAACAATCCAACTATCTGAAGATAATGTAAACCCTGGTCTGTGTAAACGTCTTGGTCCTCAAGACTTTGAGTTGCGCAAAGTTTTAGGTAAAGGTGGATATGGAAAAGTTTTTCAAGTGCGTAAAATAACTGGGACAGATGCTGGTGCCCACTTTGCTATGAAAGTTCTTAAAAAAGCTTCTATAGTGCGTAACCAAAAAGATACTGCTCATACTAAAGctgaaagaaatatattagaagCAGTAAAG CATCCCTTTATAGTTGAATTAGTTTATGCTTTTCAAACTGgtggtaaattatatttaattctagaATATTtaagtggcggagagttatTTATGCATCTTGAAAGAGaaggtatatttttagaagACACTGCTTG CTTCTATTTGTCTGAGATAATTCTAGCCTTGGAACATTTACATAGTTTAGGCATAATTTATCGTGATTTAAAACCAGAGAATGTTCTCTTAGATGCACAGGGCCATGTAAAACTTACAGATTTTGGATTGTGTAAGGAACACATTCAAGAAGGCATTGTTACGCATACTTTCTGTGGAACTattgaatatat ggCTCCTGAGATATTAACAAGGAGTGGTCATGGAAAAGCTGTTGATTGGTGGAGTCTAGGTGCTTTAATGTACGATATGTTAATTGGACAA CCACCATTCACTGGAGATAATCGTACAAagacaatagaaaaaatacttaaaggTAAACTTATATTGCCCGCCTACCTCACACAAGACGCTCGCGATTTGATTCGACGTCTTATGAAACGTTCCGAGACTCAGCGCTTAGGAGCTGCAGGGGCTGCCGCAGTGCGTGGACATGCTTTCTTCAAACATGTTCACTGGGACGATGTATTTGCTCGTAGATTAGAGCCTCCTATCAAGCCTAAATTG ACCAGTGAAGATGATGTATCTCAATTTGACACAAGATTTACTCTACAGACACCTATTGATTCACCAGATGAATCTACACTGAGTGAAAGCGCTAATCTAATGTTTCag GGATTCACATATGTGGCACCATCAGTAATGGATGAGATCCATAAGCCTCGCGTAATCAATGCTCGCTCGCCGCGGCGTCCTAGACCACACCACCATACTGCCTTCACTATTCCACCGGCTTCCCACTCACACGCTCAACCTGAAGATCTTATGGATGTACAAGGTTTACCTATATA G
- the LOC110996465 gene encoding uncharacterized protein LOC110996465 codes for MQSLQDSSPAMSTSYKHLKYKHCRSPVELKEKMRKDYKSKIQHCRDMLLNRFRESNVENELQCTLNELYKKTFNFTETLSLNEEENELFEEIKNELIQEELKWLNEEYEKSQMDNIDWSSYQVEDHVICPICQKNNFKLDNGLLQCDICCMEIRTQITSLKEIKSNIFKSMEKHTSECDTQFSIISEGDQSHIYLICDSCLDIQLIV; via the exons ATGCAGTCACTACAAGATTCATCTCCAGCAATGTCTACTTCTTACAAACACTTGAAGTACAAGCATTGCCGTTCACCAGTAgaattaaaggaaaaaatgCGAAAG GATTACAAGAGCAAGATTCAGCACTGTAGAGATATGTTGTTAAACAGGTTTAGAGAATCCAATGTAGAGAATGAACTTCAATGCACATTAAatgagttatataaaaaaacctttaatttTACTGAAACATTATCTTTAAATGAAGAAGAGAATGAACTGTTtgaggaaataaaaaatgaactaaTTCAAGAAGAACTTAAATG GTTAAATGAAGAATATGAAAAGTCACAAATGGACAACATTGATTGGTCTTCATATCAAGTTGAAGATCATGTTATTTGCCCAATTTGccaaaagaataattttaaacttgatAATGGGCTGCTTCAATGTGACATATGTTGTATGGAGATAAGGACCCAAATAACGTCTTTAAAGGAAatcaaaagtaatatttttaaatcaatggaAAAACATACTTCTGAATGTGATACCCagttttcaataatttctGAAGGAGACCAAAGCCATATTTATCTAATATGTGACAGTTGTTTAGACAtacaattaattgtttaa